In Hemicordylus capensis ecotype Gifberg chromosome 3, rHemCap1.1.pri, whole genome shotgun sequence, one DNA window encodes the following:
- the LOC128352422 gene encoding ankyrin repeat domain-containing protein 50-like isoform X1 codes for MNQHPLRLCARCCAGEERSREAAPGWVAWRGKGLPLLACLLQWWHPWLPPWASARCGPAARIPPCPGTGMEPAGSLLVGKRFYCREWALGRLALSLEGGGGGVLVTGGPGSGKTALCTEALWPTSEPGRRAGLRKSALAWHFCQPHDASTCSPRGFLLRLVGQLEGCPLLPGYCDRLRQAGTPHPLEKTGACKEDPDEAFRRAVLLPLLDLPPPPKPLLLVVDALDAGTSDREEEEEQQQQQQHPFPPGPSRTIAQLLGSHLQLLPPWLLLVCTARAHSKGILNLFPRFQRLCLDDLRCDPVVSDVQQYILARLNREEALRRHVARDTAEALSHLHIKSNGCLLYLERVLDGVAGELVSLREVRHIPGTLHGLYLWLCQRLFPGQEFAKVRPVLEALLAAPHPLRPAELYAAVWTRHPVSPEEFEGRLAALAALLHRSRSGVCLLFHASFAEWLCDVKHCTQRYLCRPARGHALLAMSASCRAPELRPAQVHQLARHLLWAELGMEPWQLALWLVWCGAPVERCLEAEERLLPLEPRVLELLVLAGARLGARGPGPSLQHVLEREDSVRLLLENGASVNQRDVHGRTLLASTAHSGNHEVAGLLLARGAQAETPDQHGQTPMTLAARQGHTKVLLCLLAYGAHVDRPDREGWTALRAAAWGGHREAVGVLLRAGASVDCADAEGRTALRAAAWGGHQDIVTMLLQHGADVNRADTEGRTALIAAAYMGHREIVALLLARGASVDHADVDGRTALSVAALCVPASRGYAQVVELLLEHGACPGHPDRDGMTPLLVAAYEGHADVVELLLDAGANVDQADASGCTPLLASASMGHQAVLDTLLLWGAAVDVLDSEGRTALGVAAGQGSEAVVRALLRRGLDGNHRDGLGWTPLHLAAWQGHARTCTALLEAGARVGEPNGDGRVPLMLAAQEGHLEAARLLLEHSSPIDHQGYDGLSALALAMLGGHGATAELLLRKGADVNLLDAEGRPMLYLLVLERRLAMAELLLENGASLEGRDAQGRTALHVACWQGRVEAGRLLLSYGADVDALDRERRSALHLAAWQGHAGIARFLLDNGAQADHACCQGATALGIAAQEGQAEVVRVLLEHGANPHIRDRAGRTPVRMAAKQGRPAVLRLLERYGASPVPPSPQPGSSGSSAGSPAPASKQSSSPSASLDSVGERCPSQASRGSSGAASSSTFHSLATAQTVPIDSLHFAQKIQQQSLPRRRQAALSALQPPPAQDKQNGKAGGALLSLDTLDPHLHLKAAIKLQFEGPTCGYGYKQETPL; via the exons ATGAATCAGCATCCGCTGCGCCTCTGTGCgcgctgctgtgctggggaagagCGAAGCCGGGAGGCAGCGCCAGGGTGGGTCGCCTGGAGAGGAAAAG gcctgcccctgcttgcctgcctgctccagTGGTGGCACCCCTGGCTGCCCCCCTGGGCCAGTGCCCGCTGTGGCCCGGCTGCCCGCATTCCGCCATGCCCCGGGACTGGCATGGAGCCCGCGGGGAGCCTGCTGGTGGGCAAGCGCTTCTACTGCCGGGAGTGGGCCCTCGGCCGCCTGGCGCTCAGCTtggaggggggcggcgggggggtgctGGTGACGGGGGGCCCTGGCAGTGGCAAGACGGCCCTCTGCACCGAAGCCCTGTGGCCCACCTCCGAGCCCGGCCGCCGGGCAGGCCTGCGCAAGTCGGCCCTGGCCTGGCACTTCTGCCAGCCCCACGATGCCTCCACCTGCTCCCCACGGGGCTTCTTGCTGCGGCTGGTGGGGCAGCTGGAAGGCTGCCCCCTGCTGCCGGGCTACTGTGACCGcctgaggcaggcaggcaccccacACCCCCTCGAGAAGACGGGGGCCTGCAAGGAGGACCCCGATGAAGCCTTCCGAAg AgctgtgctgctgcccctgctggacctgccgccgccccccaagcccctgctgctggtggtggacGCGCTGGATGCAGGCACAAGTGAccgggaggaggaagaggagcagcagcagcagcagcagcatcccttcCCTCCAGGGCCCAGCCGGACCATCGCCCAGCTCCTGGGGAGCCACCTGCAGCTGTTGCCCCCCTGGCTACTCCTGGTGTGCACCGCACGCGCCCACAGCAAGGGCATCCTGAACCTCTTTCCAC GCTTCCAGCGGCTGTGCCTGGACGACCTGCGCTGCGACCCCGTGGTCTCGGACGTGCAGCAGTATATCCTGGCCCGGCTGAACCGGGAGGAGGCCCTCCGCCGGCACGTGGCACGGGACACGGCGGAGGCCCTCAGCCACCTGCACATCAAGAGCAACGGCTGCCTGCTGTATCTGGAGCGGGTGCTGGATGGGGTGGCGGGGGAGCTGGTCAGCCTGCGCGAGGTGCGCCACATCCCCGGCACCCTCCACGGCCTCTACCTGTGGCTCTGCCAGCGCCTCTTCCCCGGCCAGGAGTTTGCCAAGGTCCGGCCCGTGCTGGAGGCCCTCCTGGCAGCCCCTCACCCGCTGAGGCCTGCGGAACTCTACGCTGCCGTGTGGACGCGCCATCCCGTCTCCCCGGAGGAGTTTGAGGGCCGCCTGGCCGCCTTGGCCGCCCTCCTCCACCGGAGCCGGAGCGGGGTCTGCCTGCTCTTCCACGCCAGCTTTGCCGAGTGGCTCTGTGACGTCAAGCACTGCACCCAGAGGTACCTCTGCCGCCCCGCCCGGGGGCACGCCTTGCTGGCCATGAGCGCCTCCTGCCGGGCACCGGAGCTGCGGCCCGCACAGGTGCACCAGCTGGCCCGCCACCTGCTCTGGGCCGAGCTGGGCATGGAGCCCTGGCAGCTGGCCCTGTGGCTGGTGTGGTGCGGGGCCCCCGTGGAGCGCTGCCTGGAGGcggaggagaggctgctgccccTGGAGCCCCGGGTGCTGGAGCTGCTGGTGCTGGCTGGGGCCCGCCTGGGGGCCCGGGGGCCCGGGCCCTCCCTACAACATGTGCTGGAGCGGGAGGATTCGGTGCGGCTGCTCCTGGAGAACGGGGCCAGCGTCAACCAGCGGGATGTCCACGGGCGGACTCTGCTGGCCAGCACTGCCCACAGTGGCAACCACGAGGTGGCTGGGCTGCTTCTGGCTCGCGGGGCACAGGCAGAGACCCCAGACCAGCACGGGCAGACCCCCATGACTCTGGCAGCACGCCAAGGGCACACCAAGGTCTTGCTCTGCCTGCTGGCCTATGGAGCCCACGTGGACCGCCCTGACCGCGAGGGCTGGACGGCACTGCGAGCCGCCGCGTGGGGCGGCCACCGGGAGGCCGTTGGCGTCCTGCTGCGGGCAGGGGCCAGTGTGGACTGTGCGGACGCGGAGGGCAGGACTGCGCTCCGGGCAGCGGCCTGGGGGGGCCACCAGGACATCGTGACCATGCTGCTGCAGCACGGGGCAGACGTCAACAGGGCCGACACGGAGGGGCGGACGGCGCTGATTGCGGCAGCCTACATGGGCCACCGCGAGATTGTGGCGCTGCTTCTGGCCCGCGGTGCCAGCGTGGACCACGCCGACGTGGACGGGCGCACAGCACTCTCTGTGGCAGCCCTGTGTGTCCCTGCTAGCCGGGGCTACGCCCAGGTGGTGGAGCTTCTGCTGGAGCATGGAGCCTGCCCAGGACACCCGGACCGGGACGGCATGACCCCGCTGCTGGTGGCAGCCTACGAAGGCCACGCAGACGTGGTGGAGCTGCTGCTGGACGCTGGGGCCAACGTGGATCAGGCGGATGCTTCTGGCTGCACCCCGCTTCTGGCATCCGCCTCCATGGGCCACCAGGCCGTGCTCGACACCTTGCTGCTGTGGGGGGCGGCTGTGGATGTGCTGGACAGTGAAGGGCGGACGGCCCTGGGGGTGGCAGCCGGCCAGGGCAGCGAGGCGGTGGTCAGGGCCCTGCTGCGGCGGGGCCTGGATGGAAACCACCGGGATGGCTTGGGCTGGACCCCCCTGCACTTGGCTGCCTGGCAGGGCCACGCCAGGACCTGCACCGCCCTGCTGGAGGCGGGGGCCCGGGTGGGCGAGCCAAACGGCGACGGGCGGGTCCCGCTGATGCTGGCGGCCCAGGAAGGCCACCTGGAGGCCGCCCGGCTGCTGCTGGAGCACAGCTCCCCCATCGACCACCAGGGCTATGACGGGCTCTCCGCCCTGGCCCTGGCCATGCTGGGCGGGCACGGGGCCACCGCCGAGCTGCTCCTGCGGAAGGGGGCCGACGTGAACCTGCTGGACGCCGAGGGGCGCCCCATGCTCTACCTGCTGGTGCTGGAGAGGCGCCTGGCCATGGCCGAGTTGCTGTTGGAGAACGGGGCCAGCCTGGAGGGCCGCGATGCCCAGGGCCGCACCGCCCTGCATGTGGCCTGCTGGCAGGGCCGGGTGGAAgcggggcggctgctgctgagcTACGGAGCGGACGTGGACGCCCTGGACCGGGAGCGCCGCTCGGCCCTCCACTTGGCTGCCTGGCAGGGCCACGCCGGGATTGCCCGCTTCTTGCTGGACAACGGAGCACAGGCTGACCACGCTTGCTGCCAGGGGGCCACCGCCCTGGGCATCGCTGCCCAAGAGGGCCAGGCCGAGGTGGTGCGGGTGCTGCTGGAGCACGGGGCCAATCCCCACATCCGGGACCGAGCCGGGCGCACCCCCGTGCGCATGGCGGCCAAGCAGGGCCGCCCAGCGGTGCTGCGGCTGCTGGAGCGCTACGGGGCCTCTCCcgtgcccccctccccgcagccgggCTCCTCCGGCAGCTCCGCCGGCAGCCCCGCCCCCGCCAGCAAGCAGAGCAGCTCTCCCTCGGCCTCGCTGGACTCGGTGGGCGAGCGCTGCCCGTCGCAGGCCTCCCGCGGCTCCTCgggggccgcctcctcctccaccttccaCTCGCTGGCCACGGCCCAAACGGTGCCCATCGACAGCCTCCACTTTGCCCAGAAGatccagcagcagtcactgcCCCGCCGGCGCCAGGCCGCCCTCTCGGccctccagcccccgccagctcaggaCAAGCAGAACGGGAAggctgggggggccctgctctcCCTCGACACGCTGGACCCCCACCTGCACCTCAAGGCCGCCATCAAGCTGCAGTTCGAGGGCCCCACCTGTGGATACGGGTACAAGCAGGAGACGCCCCTCTGA
- the LOC128349484 gene encoding basic salivary proline-rich protein 1-like, whose protein sequence is MPAGAEEGGAKRGGGGAAAAGGPPRLPKGPPPRQGAQGSPALLPSPPPSSDAAACPPPPPVACGARAGQPLCSRGQPLPPPPPPPPLPGKGRAGRGRGSPAAACPALPQGSGGGGAPGGVPGSYLLPWRGWPAGSSAASRRAKQAVGDFRWLQPGDRKRAAAAAEAAGGTPAPGRKRLGAQRREAAWLRRASSGGSPTTACSRSRPPLPAGGAGDPPGSPRPSLTEGEAAQQPPPPRGRSLGLAAAGGESRGAAPGRRRPQQPLRRRGSPGAPL, encoded by the exons ATGCCGGCTGGTGCAGAGGAGGGAGGCGCCaagagggggggaggaggggctgcGGCGGCGGGAGGGCCTCCCCGCCTTCCCAAGGGCCCCCCCCCACGGCAGGGGGCCCAGGGGAGCCCTGCTCTGCTCCCGAGCCCACCGCCCTCCTCGGACGCagcagcctgcccccccccacccccggtggctTGTGGAGCGCGGGCGGGGCAGCCGCTCTGCAGCAGAGGCCAgccactcccgccgccgccgccgccgccgcctcttccagGAAAAGGCCGGGCGGGCCGGGGCAGAGGGAGCCCTGCAGCAGCCTGCCCAGCCCTGCCGCAG ggcagcggtggggggggcgctccTGGCGGCGTGCCCGGCTCCTACCTGCTCCCCTGGAGGGGATGGCCAGCGGGGAGTTCCGCAGCCTCCCGGAGGGCGAAGCAGGCGGTGGGAGACTTCCGCTGGCTGCAGCCCGGAGACAGgaagcgggcggcggcggcggcggaggcggccGGCGGGACCCCAGCCCCTGGAAGGAAGCGGCTGGGAGCCCAGCGGAGGGAGGCGGCCTGGCTGCGCCGCGCTTCCTCGGGAGGGAGCCCCACCACGGCCTGCTCCCGGTCCCGTCCGCCGCTCCCCGCGGGCGGCGCCGGGGATCCGCCAGGGAGCCCTCGTCCGAGTCTGACCGAAGGCGAAGCAGCgcagcagcccccgcccccccgcggcCGGAGCTTGGGGCTGGCTGCGGCTGGAGGAGAGTCGCGAGGAGCAGCCCCCGGGCGGAGACGCCCCCAGCAGCCGCTCCGAAGAAGAGGCTCTCCCGGGGCGCCACTCTAA
- the LOC128352422 gene encoding ankyrin repeat domain-containing protein 50-like isoform X2: MEPAGSLLVGKRFYCREWALGRLALSLEGGGGGVLVTGGPGSGKTALCTEALWPTSEPGRRAGLRKSALAWHFCQPHDASTCSPRGFLLRLVGQLEGCPLLPGYCDRLRQAGTPHPLEKTGACKEDPDEAFRRAVLLPLLDLPPPPKPLLLVVDALDAGTSDREEEEEQQQQQQHPFPPGPSRTIAQLLGSHLQLLPPWLLLVCTARAHSKGILNLFPRFQRLCLDDLRCDPVVSDVQQYILARLNREEALRRHVARDTAEALSHLHIKSNGCLLYLERVLDGVAGELVSLREVRHIPGTLHGLYLWLCQRLFPGQEFAKVRPVLEALLAAPHPLRPAELYAAVWTRHPVSPEEFEGRLAALAALLHRSRSGVCLLFHASFAEWLCDVKHCTQRYLCRPARGHALLAMSASCRAPELRPAQVHQLARHLLWAELGMEPWQLALWLVWCGAPVERCLEAEERLLPLEPRVLELLVLAGARLGARGPGPSLQHVLEREDSVRLLLENGASVNQRDVHGRTLLASTAHSGNHEVAGLLLARGAQAETPDQHGQTPMTLAARQGHTKVLLCLLAYGAHVDRPDREGWTALRAAAWGGHREAVGVLLRAGASVDCADAEGRTALRAAAWGGHQDIVTMLLQHGADVNRADTEGRTALIAAAYMGHREIVALLLARGASVDHADVDGRTALSVAALCVPASRGYAQVVELLLEHGACPGHPDRDGMTPLLVAAYEGHADVVELLLDAGANVDQADASGCTPLLASASMGHQAVLDTLLLWGAAVDVLDSEGRTALGVAAGQGSEAVVRALLRRGLDGNHRDGLGWTPLHLAAWQGHARTCTALLEAGARVGEPNGDGRVPLMLAAQEGHLEAARLLLEHSSPIDHQGYDGLSALALAMLGGHGATAELLLRKGADVNLLDAEGRPMLYLLVLERRLAMAELLLENGASLEGRDAQGRTALHVACWQGRVEAGRLLLSYGADVDALDRERRSALHLAAWQGHAGIARFLLDNGAQADHACCQGATALGIAAQEGQAEVVRVLLEHGANPHIRDRAGRTPVRMAAKQGRPAVLRLLERYGASPVPPSPQPGSSGSSAGSPAPASKQSSSPSASLDSVGERCPSQASRGSSGAASSSTFHSLATAQTVPIDSLHFAQKIQQQSLPRRRQAALSALQPPPAQDKQNGKAGGALLSLDTLDPHLHLKAAIKLQFEGPTCGYGYKQETPL; the protein is encoded by the exons ATGGAGCCCGCGGGGAGCCTGCTGGTGGGCAAGCGCTTCTACTGCCGGGAGTGGGCCCTCGGCCGCCTGGCGCTCAGCTtggaggggggcggcgggggggtgctGGTGACGGGGGGCCCTGGCAGTGGCAAGACGGCCCTCTGCACCGAAGCCCTGTGGCCCACCTCCGAGCCCGGCCGCCGGGCAGGCCTGCGCAAGTCGGCCCTGGCCTGGCACTTCTGCCAGCCCCACGATGCCTCCACCTGCTCCCCACGGGGCTTCTTGCTGCGGCTGGTGGGGCAGCTGGAAGGCTGCCCCCTGCTGCCGGGCTACTGTGACCGcctgaggcaggcaggcaccccacACCCCCTCGAGAAGACGGGGGCCTGCAAGGAGGACCCCGATGAAGCCTTCCGAAg AgctgtgctgctgcccctgctggacctgccgccgccccccaagcccctgctgctggtggtggacGCGCTGGATGCAGGCACAAGTGAccgggaggaggaagaggagcagcagcagcagcagcagcatcccttcCCTCCAGGGCCCAGCCGGACCATCGCCCAGCTCCTGGGGAGCCACCTGCAGCTGTTGCCCCCCTGGCTACTCCTGGTGTGCACCGCACGCGCCCACAGCAAGGGCATCCTGAACCTCTTTCCAC GCTTCCAGCGGCTGTGCCTGGACGACCTGCGCTGCGACCCCGTGGTCTCGGACGTGCAGCAGTATATCCTGGCCCGGCTGAACCGGGAGGAGGCCCTCCGCCGGCACGTGGCACGGGACACGGCGGAGGCCCTCAGCCACCTGCACATCAAGAGCAACGGCTGCCTGCTGTATCTGGAGCGGGTGCTGGATGGGGTGGCGGGGGAGCTGGTCAGCCTGCGCGAGGTGCGCCACATCCCCGGCACCCTCCACGGCCTCTACCTGTGGCTCTGCCAGCGCCTCTTCCCCGGCCAGGAGTTTGCCAAGGTCCGGCCCGTGCTGGAGGCCCTCCTGGCAGCCCCTCACCCGCTGAGGCCTGCGGAACTCTACGCTGCCGTGTGGACGCGCCATCCCGTCTCCCCGGAGGAGTTTGAGGGCCGCCTGGCCGCCTTGGCCGCCCTCCTCCACCGGAGCCGGAGCGGGGTCTGCCTGCTCTTCCACGCCAGCTTTGCCGAGTGGCTCTGTGACGTCAAGCACTGCACCCAGAGGTACCTCTGCCGCCCCGCCCGGGGGCACGCCTTGCTGGCCATGAGCGCCTCCTGCCGGGCACCGGAGCTGCGGCCCGCACAGGTGCACCAGCTGGCCCGCCACCTGCTCTGGGCCGAGCTGGGCATGGAGCCCTGGCAGCTGGCCCTGTGGCTGGTGTGGTGCGGGGCCCCCGTGGAGCGCTGCCTGGAGGcggaggagaggctgctgccccTGGAGCCCCGGGTGCTGGAGCTGCTGGTGCTGGCTGGGGCCCGCCTGGGGGCCCGGGGGCCCGGGCCCTCCCTACAACATGTGCTGGAGCGGGAGGATTCGGTGCGGCTGCTCCTGGAGAACGGGGCCAGCGTCAACCAGCGGGATGTCCACGGGCGGACTCTGCTGGCCAGCACTGCCCACAGTGGCAACCACGAGGTGGCTGGGCTGCTTCTGGCTCGCGGGGCACAGGCAGAGACCCCAGACCAGCACGGGCAGACCCCCATGACTCTGGCAGCACGCCAAGGGCACACCAAGGTCTTGCTCTGCCTGCTGGCCTATGGAGCCCACGTGGACCGCCCTGACCGCGAGGGCTGGACGGCACTGCGAGCCGCCGCGTGGGGCGGCCACCGGGAGGCCGTTGGCGTCCTGCTGCGGGCAGGGGCCAGTGTGGACTGTGCGGACGCGGAGGGCAGGACTGCGCTCCGGGCAGCGGCCTGGGGGGGCCACCAGGACATCGTGACCATGCTGCTGCAGCACGGGGCAGACGTCAACAGGGCCGACACGGAGGGGCGGACGGCGCTGATTGCGGCAGCCTACATGGGCCACCGCGAGATTGTGGCGCTGCTTCTGGCCCGCGGTGCCAGCGTGGACCACGCCGACGTGGACGGGCGCACAGCACTCTCTGTGGCAGCCCTGTGTGTCCCTGCTAGCCGGGGCTACGCCCAGGTGGTGGAGCTTCTGCTGGAGCATGGAGCCTGCCCAGGACACCCGGACCGGGACGGCATGACCCCGCTGCTGGTGGCAGCCTACGAAGGCCACGCAGACGTGGTGGAGCTGCTGCTGGACGCTGGGGCCAACGTGGATCAGGCGGATGCTTCTGGCTGCACCCCGCTTCTGGCATCCGCCTCCATGGGCCACCAGGCCGTGCTCGACACCTTGCTGCTGTGGGGGGCGGCTGTGGATGTGCTGGACAGTGAAGGGCGGACGGCCCTGGGGGTGGCAGCCGGCCAGGGCAGCGAGGCGGTGGTCAGGGCCCTGCTGCGGCGGGGCCTGGATGGAAACCACCGGGATGGCTTGGGCTGGACCCCCCTGCACTTGGCTGCCTGGCAGGGCCACGCCAGGACCTGCACCGCCCTGCTGGAGGCGGGGGCCCGGGTGGGCGAGCCAAACGGCGACGGGCGGGTCCCGCTGATGCTGGCGGCCCAGGAAGGCCACCTGGAGGCCGCCCGGCTGCTGCTGGAGCACAGCTCCCCCATCGACCACCAGGGCTATGACGGGCTCTCCGCCCTGGCCCTGGCCATGCTGGGCGGGCACGGGGCCACCGCCGAGCTGCTCCTGCGGAAGGGGGCCGACGTGAACCTGCTGGACGCCGAGGGGCGCCCCATGCTCTACCTGCTGGTGCTGGAGAGGCGCCTGGCCATGGCCGAGTTGCTGTTGGAGAACGGGGCCAGCCTGGAGGGCCGCGATGCCCAGGGCCGCACCGCCCTGCATGTGGCCTGCTGGCAGGGCCGGGTGGAAgcggggcggctgctgctgagcTACGGAGCGGACGTGGACGCCCTGGACCGGGAGCGCCGCTCGGCCCTCCACTTGGCTGCCTGGCAGGGCCACGCCGGGATTGCCCGCTTCTTGCTGGACAACGGAGCACAGGCTGACCACGCTTGCTGCCAGGGGGCCACCGCCCTGGGCATCGCTGCCCAAGAGGGCCAGGCCGAGGTGGTGCGGGTGCTGCTGGAGCACGGGGCCAATCCCCACATCCGGGACCGAGCCGGGCGCACCCCCGTGCGCATGGCGGCCAAGCAGGGCCGCCCAGCGGTGCTGCGGCTGCTGGAGCGCTACGGGGCCTCTCCcgtgcccccctccccgcagccgggCTCCTCCGGCAGCTCCGCCGGCAGCCCCGCCCCCGCCAGCAAGCAGAGCAGCTCTCCCTCGGCCTCGCTGGACTCGGTGGGCGAGCGCTGCCCGTCGCAGGCCTCCCGCGGCTCCTCgggggccgcctcctcctccaccttccaCTCGCTGGCCACGGCCCAAACGGTGCCCATCGACAGCCTCCACTTTGCCCAGAAGatccagcagcagtcactgcCCCGCCGGCGCCAGGCCGCCCTCTCGGccctccagcccccgccagctcaggaCAAGCAGAACGGGAAggctgggggggccctgctctcCCTCGACACGCTGGACCCCCACCTGCACCTCAAGGCCGCCATCAAGCTGCAGTTCGAGGGCCCCACCTGTGGATACGGGTACAAGCAGGAGACGCCCCTCTGA